In Candida orthopsilosis Co 90-125, chromosome 4 draft sequence, the genomic stretch AGATTGTGATCCACCAATTGCATGCAAGTATACCCACACCGATCCTTGCACTTAAGCAACTCAATGAGGGCTCCATTCGGCGCAAACAAATTGCCTAAGCTGGTATGTAAGTATTGAATCAATATATTGAAGCATTGTAGTCTTTTATAAAAAATGATATAGTGCATACAATTCCATCCATTTTCATAGTCACAAGCATGTAGAACAAATTTGAAGCTAGGGTTCTTTGTAAGCTGGTTCAAAGACTCGGGGTCATTCAGTAATATAGATACATGGAGCACGGTTCTTCCGAAAACGTCACGAGTCAACAACGCATCTTTAGTTAGTTTCTTTAAGTTTGGAGCATTATCAGTTATCATAATGGGGCAAACAAATAATCAGTGAAATGGTAATCAGCTAATATAGTATCAACACATTTGATTAATTACAGGGGATCAGTTCTGTATTCAAAAGAAGTATTTGCGGGGACAAGTGGCGTTTATTATAAAAATGTGAAGATTCACATTTGCATCCTTTGATTGCGTAAACTTTTCGAgatttcattcaaaaccGCGACTACCACGTTGCgtacaaacaacaacaacaacgcacaaaaatatatacaaaCTAACCTTCTATTAATTGGATAATACTACAATAGCTACTCTACTTTGTCAGTGTCTCTACCAGGGCAGTGGCATCATTCGTATCGTCCATCTGTGTGTCTAAATCAGCTGTATCCAAAGCTTCATTAGGAACGTCAGGAACGTTTTCGGTTGTTGCTGCATCGCCTCCATCTGCCACCTCGCTAGACTTTTCAGCTTCCCCTTTATATCCAGACTCATTATCGCCAAAAGGGGTCTCatttttctccttcttcacAACAACTTCACCCAGTTCTGAAGCATCCCTATCCTCCTGCACgccattttcattttcctTTTTAGTCGCAGGTGATTTCTCTGTTCCATTTTTGCCTATCTCCGTTCCTTTTGACTCTGCGGTGATCGTTGCCTCagattctttttcaacattatcaTCTATTATCTCATCATCTTCGGGCAAAAAGAACGAGCTCGCAATaatcttctttttaatAGTGGTAATTTTACCCGTTGGGGGCAATTTCGGCCTCAcatttctttgtttctgtGGCAACTCATCATCCTCTATCAACGCAAATAGTGAATCATCAGGTAAATCAAGACTTTCacctttcttcttttgtgcTTTGACATACAGCTGTTTAGAACGTTCAGTCAACTTTTCATAGAATGGTGTGAGTAatccaatttgatgattAACATCACTAGCGTACAATTTAGCAGGCTCATAATCTTGTAAATCTTCATACTTGTTGCGCTTAGTTGCAGCACCATTACCACTGAATTGATTATGTAACCGCGAATGCAATAAATAAATTGGTATTGAAGAAGTCAACATGTTGAACTCTTTATCCAAGCCCAACTCCTTAAATCCAAAGAAATCATCACccaaatcatttgaaaagtcTCCGGTGATGAATTGATCACTATTATCAGCAAAACtcttttcattgaaattttccaatCCAGGTCGcaacaaatctttcaagaaattggagaGACCCAGTCGCAATTCAGTCAACTTCTTTCGCTGTTTTATAATCCTTTCTTGAATAAATGTGTATAAATCATCCGGCTTGTCAACaccattttccaacaacGACAACAAAATGATTTCCGTCGGTGACAATTGATTTCGGGAATTAGTCTCACTATGCATCTTTAACGATTTGGCAATATTACCAATATACATTTCAGCAATCTGGGTTAAGGTGCTAATTGCAGCACTCTCGGTGCTTTCAAATCCTGTTTGCATGGCAACTTTGGCTACATTTCTCCTCAATACGGCATATTGTATATCACGAGTGTTTGGATCATGATTGGGTAATTTGGAAGCTGCGTCACAATCTACCTCCTTTATGTTCTCAATCTCTGGTTGTTGCATTTGAGTGTGATGTACAAACTGCTGTGTTTGCATCTGTCGTATTAGCGAGATCTTGAAGCAAATCTTTCTAATCTCTTGAATTTCGGAAATGTTTTCAAAGTACAACTTGTTCAATCCAGATTCATCAGATAAAACaaactttgatttcaatttggaagcATCACCTCCAGTCTGTTGCAAAAACACATCGACCAACTTGTTTTCCGTTATGTCTTCGACCTCCTTACTTACtccttcaaattcaaatccGGGTAAGCCTCCAGTTACATCGTACTCAACTAAATAAGGTTCATCATTCTCTAGCAAATTATTGTTTGTCTTTGAAATGACTTCCTGATTGGACAAGTAATGATTGAAATTCAGCATCTCATTTTGTTTCCGAATCAATGCTGGTGCATCTGACCGAAGATGTGAATCCTTATCAAAGAGGTCAGCTCTTTGTGCACAATAATTGGCACGGGAATTGGCAGTAAGAGTTCTCCAAGCTTGCAACTCGGGGTCAAACTCTTCTTCCTCGTTTACTAGGTTTCCATTATTCATTCCTGCTCCTCCCTCATCGTCTACTCCAGTTCCATTCATctcttcatcctcttcctcttcttcatcatttgcGCCGACACCATTTGGTTTCAGTTGATCTTCGGCACTTATTTCAGTGGCTTGATGAACTGGGGTTCCTGCTGCCGATGGTGTTACTGTACCAGCCGGTGTCCCACTCCTTGATACAACAGCCtcattcttcaaatcatcCAGACGAGTCCTTTTCCTTCCTTGTTTAGCAGATTTTTTACCACCTCTAGCACCCTTATCTTCGTCgtcttcatcttcgtcttcttcctctttgCCACCCTCCTTGAGCctctttttcaagtcgGCTTCCTCCTCTTTCTCAAGGTCAGATTTACTCTTGATGGTTATATCGGGAATGGATGGTACTAACTTCAAGGTTTTCTTCTGCATTGCAATTGCATGAGCTCTAATAAAATGTTTTGGATCGGCATTGTAAGTTAAACAAT encodes the following:
- a CDS encoding Spt7 SAGA transcriptional regulatory complex subunit, encoding MEKLNPFQQNDSQSLFELAKRLKQRHFFETFLNETQYKIVDYILSLDDIEVWSQFLEGNLCLQKTSEQDQPYGSIGNEKIEKPVLDVIEDNEAGEKNTKQEENQEDKQEKTGEKDENDENDENDKGEQLDEVEQNLEQSFEEGVAFSKKLALHIRYLLWEKAIDFYYESKSLDENLNMIEEVTDDYELIDSMSRADKQEYETEIKKVIEKPQVREEEEDYDYDEEDNEEQQAETKSQDDTETKDNNLRYNDLNQLLLEIPASIFATKPVNDTENENVPNEGSNNTATESNEEGNSENSDKIIQEFNKVYHNFEYDRETLIKRRKLEQSDLQLEKTKPENNNTSENNTKKPGTQMEIALGTGSTSLQHLLSTIEAKRDKIPLNDHELRALFMDVRKNRGKWANDDRIGQEELYESCEKVVTELRNYTEHSTFFLNKVSKREAPNYGLIIKKPMDLNTVMKKLKNLAYNSKQEFVDDLMLIWSNCLTYNADPKHFIRAHAIAMQKKTLKLVPSIPDITIKSKSDLEKEEEADLKKRLKEGGKEEEDEDEDDEDKGARGGKKSAKQGRKRTRSDDLKNEAVVSRSGTPAGTVTPSAAGTPVHQATEISAEDQSKPNGVGANDEEEEEDEEMNGTGVDDEGGAGMNNGNLVNEEEEFDPELQAWRTLTANSRANYCAQRADLFDKDSHLRSDAPALIRKQNEMSNFNHYLSNQEVISKTNNNLLENDEPYLVEYDVTGGLPGFEFEGVSKEVEDITENKLVDVFLQQTGGDASKLKSKFVLSDESGLNKLYFENISEIQEIRKICFKISLIRQMQTQQFVHHTQMQQPEIENIKEVDCDAASKLPNHDPNTRDIQYAVLRRNVAKVAMQTGFESTESAAISTLTQIAEMYIGNIAKSLKMHSETNSRNQLSPTEIILLSLLENGVDKPDDLYTFIQERIIKQRKKLTELRSGLSNFLKDLLRPGLENFNEKSFADNSDQFITGDFSNDLGDDFFGFKELGLDKEFNMLTSSIPIYLLHSRLHNQFSGNGAATKRNKYEDLQDYEPAKLYASDVNHQIGLLTPFYEKLTERSKQSYVKAQKKKGESLDLPDDSLFALIEDDELPQKQRNVRPKLPPTGKITTIKKKIIASSFFLPEDDEIIDDNVEKESEATITAESKGTEIGKNGTEKSPATKKENENGVQEDRDASESGEVVVKKEKNETPFGDNESGYKGEAEKSSEVADGGDAATTENVPDVPNEALDTADLDTQMDDTNDATASVETSTK